In Hyphomicrobium denitrificans 1NES1, the genomic stretch GGCCGTCGTTCGAAACGTCAACATCATAGCCATGCTTTACGAGACTCTGCTTGACGAGTTTTGCAGTTTGGTCATCGTCTTCGATGAGAAGAATTCGCATAAGGGATCATCGTTGGAAAATATATTATCGGAAACGCCGTTCGGCTGCCGTCTCCTAGAAGGGAGGGGATTCACAGTTTCATCGATCTAAGATCATACTTGGAAGCGCCGCTCAACCACCTTGGGTGCAAGGCTTCCGAGTCCGCTATCGTGACTGGGAACGCAAAGTGATCGGACTGAGGCGGAAACATTAGCAATCTGTATGGTTTGTGGCGGCCGAAGCATTTTGACGGCGTGGAATCATACAAGTCGGCGATAGTGCCGCCTTATTGAGAGCAGACCCTCCTCTAAATTTCGAAGCCGGATGAGGGGGGTGAGCAGATGTTCCATCCGGCAGGACGTGCTCGCCGAAAATATAGGATTGCGCTCGTCGCCAGCTTGCTCCTTATGAACTCGCGAGCTGGCGCGGGAACTGCCTGCGTGACCTGCACCCAGCCGAATTTGAACGTCCGCTGTGAAATCAGAAAGTCGGAAGCAGTCGAGACACTGCCGTTCGGTGCAGAACTCCTGGACGCAGCCTGCGTCAAGGTCATTAAGGCGTCATACGTTGCCAAGGGATGTCATGCTTTGAAGGGAACGACGTGTCTCAACTGGCCCGTAAAAAGTTTTTCGCTCAAAGAGGCAAAGCGCGCAATTCTTGGAGAAGCTCCCGTAGCACCGACCTTCGAGCAGCAGCATCCGCCCGCTCAAGTGCCGACGCCGGATGCTTCCGCGCAAGCACCGCAAAATGCCTTAGTGGCGGTCTGGCAAAAGTTTCTCGCCATGATCACTTGGCATTAGCTGAATGGTGCCCGGTGTGATTCCATGCATATCCGACAATCGACACCTGGTTGTGCTCATCATCATCGGCTTTCTTTGCGGCGCCACTGGATGCGACAGGCCGGACACATCCGCTGGTGAAGGTATGGACCGGCAAACTTGCCTTGGTTCAGAGCTTGCACCCATCGACGCTCTAGCGGCGTGTTCCCGTTTCATTGTTGCAACGGACAGCCAGACCCTTAATCGCTCTGATGCCTATTACAATCGCGGCGTCGCATTTGCGGATTTGGGTGAATTGCATCACGCAAAGCTTGATCTTGAGCATGCGCTTAAACTTGACCCGGAAAACCGATGGGCACGCCAACGGCTCGAAACCGTGAATCAAACTCTTTCAAGAACGGGAGGTTGAATTGACCTCGCATACGGAATTCGTCATCGCCAAGCTACGAATATGGCTCCGGAAGCCATCATCGCGATACCGAACCAGTTCACGAGGGAAAGAGATTCTCCGAGAAACGTTACCCCAAATATCGCGACCAGAACGACGCCGAGCTTATCGATTGGCGCGACAACAGCAGCATCGCCGATCTGCAGCGCCCTGAAATAGCAGAACCACGATGCTCCCGTGGCCAAGCCGGAGAGCACAAGAAATATATACGTGTGTAGCGAGATGTTGCCGATCTGTTGCAAAAGGCCGCGCGCAAGAAGAACGATGCCCAGGGCCGCCATGATCACCACGGTGCGGATGAATGTCGCGAGGTCCGAGTTGACGTTGGCAACACCGATTTTTGCAAAGATAGCTGTCAACGCTGCGAAGGTTGCCGACAGAAGAGCCCATACGAGCCAGCCGAATTTGAATGTCACTATATCAGTTCCTATGCGTGCAGGCTTCTAGTTGTTGACCATCGGATTTGTATGTCATCGCCATGGCAGCACATACTGGCACAAACGAAAGGAAGAAGGTGATGACGAGCGAGCATGGCGTACGTCCGGTGACTGTATCTAAAGTCGCCGAAATTACGCTTGTGTTTTGGATCCTGAAAATTCTCGCGACAACCCTCGGAGAAACCGCCGGCGACTATATCTCCATGTCGCTTGACCTTGGATATTACGTAGGATTGGCCATCACGTTTGCCGTCCTCATCATCGTCCTAACCGCCCAGATAAGATCGCGCACCTTTCACCCGCTTCTGTTCTGGCTCGCGATTATCGCAACGACCACGGCAGGAACTGAAATCTCGGACTTTATGGATCGCTCTCTCGGCCTGGGGTACGCGTTAGGTTCGGCATTTCTGGTCGCCGGTCTGCTCCTCACCCTCGTATCCTGGCACATGCGCACGGGCGATATCACGGTATATCCCCTTTACAGGAAGGATAGTGAGCTCTTCTTTTGGATCGCCATCCTATTCTCAAACAGCCTTGGCACGGCTTTCGGCGATTTCCTCACCGACGATCTAGGGCTCACGTTCCTTCAAGGCGCGACAGCGACAGCAGCGATCATCCTGATCATCGGTGCGCTGCACTACTCAAAGTCGGCGCCCGATGTTTTGTTATTTTGGATCGCCTTCGTGTTCACGCGTCCTTTTGGTGCGACCTTCGGGGATTTTCTCACCAAGCCGACAGACGTTGGCGGACTGAATTTACCCCGCGACTATGCGTCGTTGACGACTTTGGCTCTGCTTCTCTCAATTCTCTATGCCTCTACTCGGAACACAACGAAGAGCAATAAATAGGGCGCATTAGAACACTCCGGTCCAGGCTTATTTATGGTTCGGCATTGATGCGCTTACCGAAATGAACATGAACAATGGTTGATAAATGCTGCGTATCATCCGGCAATACATCTCGGATTTGGACTGCAGGCGCAAGCATCCCGAGCTTTATGATGACGTGCTTCAAGCAAAACGAATGGAACACTGCATCAAGGCTTTCAGTCACAAGACAGTTGCCATCGTCGGCAACGCCGATTCGATATTCGAGCATTCATCGGGCAAAGTCATTGATGGAGCGGACGTCGTCGTCCGCATCAATCGAGGTGCGCCCAGCAATTTTACTGCGCAAGGAAGGCGGACAGACATTCTTTGCCTCGCCATGCCCATGGAGCGCGCGTCGATCAGCGAGATGTTCGGTAATCCTTCAATCATATTCGTATCACCGCGGCGTGCAATCCTCTCCTCCGATCTCATGGGGTCAGTAGCTGTTCTTCCACTGCAAAATTGGAAAGTGGTATCGCTTCTGCTCGATGGCTGTCGTCCATCCGCAGGTATGATCGCGACATGGATTGCACACTATCTGTTACAAGCCACCAGCGTGTCCCTGTATGGCTTTGATTGGAAGAAGACGAAAACTCATTATGCTGACAAGATGCGAAGGAAACATCATAACTGGGCGCTTGAAGAAGCGTTGATGACGAGATGGGCGAAGGAAGGTTGGCTAGAACTACCTCCTGTTAGCAACCGCTTGCGATTGCCTTGAACATTCCCTCCGCTCCTAAGCGTGCGTTGAACTTGTAGGCCCGCATGTTCAAGAGTTCATTTTCGCTGAAGGCATAACTTTGCATACCTTCAAGGCCGAGCTTTGCAGCCACAGACCGCCGATCAGAAATGATCCGATTACTCAACTGCGCGTCCTCAAGAAGACCCTCCATTTTGTGGGTATTGGATGGCCAAGCCAAGAATGGGACCTCAAGAACAATTGCCAAACACAATGCATGAAACCTGCCGCTAACAATGAGTCCAGCCTCATTCGACAAATAAGCGGCGAAGGTCTCGAAGGTCGGAAACTGGGCTCGCCAGCGGGCTTTCTGAGGAGGCGATCGTAGCCAAGCCGATGCCCGTCGCCACTGATATTTGCATCGACTTCCAAAATTTCGGTCGGGAAATGTTTCGATGCGAGGCGGCCGACTCATTATGGAGTAAAATGATGCGTTCAGATGCTTGGAGACTTCATAAAGGCCTGCCGTTTCATCTCTGTCGACGCTGTCGATGACGACGATGCGCTTACCAAAGCCGCGCCGTGCCTCAACGTTCCAGGTCAAAGTCAAGTCGGGTACTATGGTCACGTCAAGACCGTGATTCTTTGCTTCCGACGCACTGCGACTGTCACGGACCCATATTCCGCGAAATCTTTTGAGACCTTCTGCAATCGATGGTGAGTTCCCCTGATAGACGGAATTGATGAGATAAGCCGGGACCCCGACGTCAGCCAAAAATGGAGCCAATTGCGCTATCGCTTTTGCACCCGCTCGGTCGTGATGAAGCGTCCCCTCGCCGTTCACGATAACCAAGTCAAATTTGGACCAATCTCTCTGCCGCACAGGCAAGCTCAGCGGCACCCAGGCGGTGATAGTGATCCCTGCCTCAGCCGCAAGTTCTTGCAGTTGTCGAGAAACCAGCGTGCAACCATGATGGCCGGCTGCATGGGTCGCGTTCATG encodes the following:
- a CDS encoding tetratricopeptide repeat protein — protein: MLIIIGFLCGATGCDRPDTSAGEGMDRQTCLGSELAPIDALAACSRFIVATDSQTLNRSDAYYNRGVAFADLGELHHAKLDLEHALKLDPENRWARQRLETVNQTLSRTGG
- a CDS encoding COG4705 family protein; its protein translation is MTSEHGVRPVTVSKVAEITLVFWILKILATTLGETAGDYISMSLDLGYYVGLAITFAVLIIVLTAQIRSRTFHPLLFWLAIIATTTAGTEISDFMDRSLGLGYALGSAFLVAGLLLTLVSWHMRTGDITVYPLYRKDSELFFWIAILFSNSLGTAFGDFLTDDLGLTFLQGATATAAIILIIGALHYSKSAPDVLLFWIAFVFTRPFGATFGDFLTKPTDVGGLNLPRDYASLTTLALLLSILYASTRNTTKSNK
- a CDS encoding polysaccharide pyruvyl transferase family protein; its protein translation is MNATHAAGHHGCTLVSRQLQELAAEAGITITAWVPLSLPVRQRDWSKFDLVIVNGEGTLHHDRAGAKAIAQLAPFLADVGVPAYLINSVYQGNSPSIAEGLKRFRGIWVRDSRSASEAKNHGLDVTIVPDLTLTWNVEARRGFGKRIVVIDSVDRDETAGLYEVSKHLNASFYSIMSRPPRIETFPDRNFGSRCKYQWRRASAWLRSPPQKARWRAQFPTFETFAAYLSNEAGLIVSGRFHALCLAIVLEVPFLAWPSNTHKMEGLLEDAQLSNRIISDRRSVAAKLGLEGMQSYAFSENELLNMRAYKFNARLGAEGMFKAIASGC
- a CDS encoding EamA family transporter, whose amino-acid sequence is MTFKFGWLVWALLSATFAALTAIFAKIGVANVNSDLATFIRTVVIMAALGIVLLARGLLQQIGNISLHTYIFLVLSGLATGASWFCYFRALQIGDAAVVAPIDKLGVVLVAIFGVTFLGESLSLVNWFGIAMMASGAIFVAWR
- a CDS encoding glycosyltransferase family 29 protein, yielding MLRIIRQYISDLDCRRKHPELYDDVLQAKRMEHCIKAFSHKTVAIVGNADSIFEHSSGKVIDGADVVVRINRGAPSNFTAQGRRTDILCLAMPMERASISEMFGNPSIIFVSPRRAILSSDLMGSVAVLPLQNWKVVSLLLDGCRPSAGMIATWIAHYLLQATSVSLYGFDWKKTKTHYADKMRRKHHNWALEEALMTRWAKEGWLELPPVSNRLRLP